A single window of Terriglobales bacterium DNA harbors:
- a CDS encoding pseudouridine synthase, which produces MAQERLQKIIAAAGIASRRHAEELITQGRVTVNGQVVSTLGSKADPDSDHIKVDGKAVHVAERQVYLMLHKPKGYVTTVSDPEGRPTVMELVRAKTRVFPVGRLDWNTEGLLLLTNDGALTAKLTHASTHVPKTYLVKVAGHPSREDIQKLRDGVMIGGEGDPVQGKLERVRTAPAKVREVREADNPWYEVTLIEGRNRQIRRMFEAIGHHVEKIKRVRYGPLELDIPPGVQRELRPHEVAQLQRYVSEAATTAREQAGFAPDESDRAVPPRAAGLPPPRRFEKSKNFRFRGPGEGPRRERPGGGRGERPAFGARGGRPFAGGPREAGRPERFGARPPRRDDESGEGRRGGVARYDAGGKLIPYTPPERPERPDFRSGEAGGPKRFGGPKRFGAGPRREGGGRFGGPRREGGGSRSPMAPKRFGGPKRFGERPERGRDDRATAGGTPALRGPKRFGGPKRFGAGPRGEGAGPGGPKRFGGSKRFGAGPRGEGAGPGGPKRFGGPKRFGAGPRREGGGGFGGPRREDAGPGGPKRFGGAKRFGGPKKFGAVPRREGAGPGGAKRFGGPKRFGGAKKFGGPKRSFGGPRTEGRRPGGGRGPGGAKRFGRPPRRDKRDGR; this is translated from the coding sequence ATGGCGCAGGAACGTCTCCAGAAGATCATTGCCGCGGCCGGGATCGCCTCGCGGCGACACGCCGAAGAGCTCATCACGCAGGGCCGGGTCACGGTGAACGGCCAGGTCGTCTCGACGCTGGGGTCGAAGGCCGACCCCGACAGCGACCACATCAAGGTGGACGGGAAGGCCGTCCACGTGGCCGAGCGGCAGGTCTACCTCATGCTGCACAAGCCGAAGGGGTACGTGACGACGGTGTCGGACCCCGAGGGCCGGCCCACGGTGATGGAGCTGGTGCGGGCGAAGACGCGCGTCTTCCCGGTCGGGCGGCTGGACTGGAACACCGAAGGCCTGCTGCTGCTGACCAACGACGGCGCGCTGACGGCGAAGCTCACGCATGCCTCCACGCACGTGCCGAAGACCTACCTGGTGAAAGTGGCGGGGCATCCGTCGCGCGAAGACATCCAGAAGCTGCGTGACGGGGTGATGATCGGCGGCGAGGGCGACCCGGTGCAAGGCAAGCTGGAGCGCGTGCGGACGGCGCCGGCGAAGGTCCGCGAGGTGCGCGAGGCCGACAACCCGTGGTACGAGGTCACGCTGATCGAGGGGCGGAACCGGCAGATCCGGCGCATGTTCGAGGCGATCGGCCACCACGTGGAAAAGATCAAGCGCGTGCGCTACGGGCCGCTGGAACTCGACATTCCGCCCGGCGTGCAGCGCGAGCTGCGGCCGCACGAGGTGGCGCAGCTGCAGCGCTACGTCTCGGAAGCGGCGACGACAGCGCGCGAGCAGGCCGGGTTCGCGCCCGACGAGAGCGACCGAGCCGTGCCGCCGCGCGCGGCGGGGCTGCCGCCGCCAAGGAGATTCGAGAAGTCGAAGAACTTCCGGTTCCGCGGCCCGGGCGAAGGCCCGCGTCGCGAACGACCGGGTGGCGGGCGGGGCGAACGTCCTGCGTTCGGAGCGCGCGGCGGGCGCCCGTTCGCGGGCGGACCACGGGAGGCCGGACGGCCGGAGCGGTTCGGCGCGCGCCCACCGCGCCGCGATGACGAGAGCGGCGAAGGGCGCCGCGGCGGTGTCGCGCGCTACGACGCCGGCGGAAAGTTGATCCCATATACGCCGCCGGAGCGGCCGGAGCGACCGGATTTCCGCAGCGGAGAGGCGGGCGGGCCGAAGCGTTTTGGCGGGCCGAAGAGATTTGGCGCGGGACCGCGGCGCGAGGGCGGCGGCAGGTTCGGCGGGCCGCGGCGCGAGGGCGGCGGCTCGCGCAGCCCGATGGCGCCGAAGCGTTTTGGAGGACCGAAGCGATTCGGAGAGCGGCCCGAGCGCGGGCGGGACGACCGCGCGACCGCCGGCGGGACGCCCGCGCTACGTGGTCCGAAGCGTTTCGGGGGGCCGAAGAGATTCGGCGCCGGGCCGCGAGGGGAAGGCGCCGGTCCGGGCGGGCCGAAGCGTTTCGGAGGGTCAAAGAGATTCGGTGCCGGGCCGCGAGGGGAAGGCGCCGGTCCGGGTGGTCCGAAGCGTTTCGGGGGGCCGAAGAGATTCGGCGCTGGACCGCGGCGCGAGGGTGGTGGCGGATTCGGCGGACCGCGGCGCGAGGACGCCGGCCCGGGCGGGCCAAAACGATTCGGCGGGGCGAAGCGTTTTGGCGGTCCGAAGAAGTTTGGCGCAGTTCCGCGACGCGAGGGCGCGGGTCCGGGCGGGGCGAAGCGATTCGGCGGTCCGAAGCGATTCGGCGGGGCGAAGAAGTTTGGTGGGCCCAAGCGCAGTTTTGGCGGTCCGCGGACGGAGGGCCGCCGTCCCGGCGGAGGCCGCGGTCCCGGCGGCGCAAAGCGTTTCGGCCGCCCGCCGCGGCGTGATAAAAGAGACGGCAGATGA